Proteins encoded together in one Lathyrus oleraceus cultivar Zhongwan6 chromosome 5, CAAS_Psat_ZW6_1.0, whole genome shotgun sequence window:
- the LOC127087685 gene encoding U-box domain-containing protein 44: MMSGSWDGNNDPGSQSDDSLLFERLHIEPIYDAFVCPLTKQVMRDPVTLENGQTFEREAIEKWFKECRESGRKLVCPLTLRELKSAELNPSLALRNTIEEWTARNEAAQLDMARRSLNTGGPEKEALMALRYVQHICRRSRSNKHIVRSAGLIPMIVDMLKSSSRKVRCRALETLRIVVEGDDENKELLAEGDTVRTVVKFLSHELSKEREEAVSLLYELSTSETLCEKIGSVNGSILILVGMTSSKSEDVSTVEKADKTLENLEKYENNVRQMAENGRLQPLLTHLLEGPPETKLSMAGILGELVLDNDVKVFVARTVGSSLIDIMKSGNMQSREAALKALNQISSCEPSAKVLIEAGILSPLVNDLFAVGPHLLPTRLKEVSATILASVVNSGEDFDMIPLGPDDQTLVSEDIVHKLLHLISNTGPAIECKLLQVLVGLASSPTTVLSLVSAIKSSGATISLVQFIEAPQKDLRLASIKLLQNLSPHMGPELADALRGSVGQLSSLVKVISENIGITEEQAAAVGLLADLPERDLGLTRQLLDEGAFLMAISKVIAIRQGEIRGTRFVTPFLEGLMKIVARVTYVLADEPDAVALCRDQNLAALFIELLQTNGLDTVQMVSAIALENLSLESKNLTKLPEMPEPAFCASFFSCFSKPPVITGLCRIHRGKCSLKETFCLYEGQAVLKLVALLDHTNVNVVEAALAALCTVIDDGVDIEQGVLVLCEAEGVKPILDVLLEKRTDNLRRRAVWAVERLLRTDDIVYEVSGDQNLSTALVDAFQHGDYRTRQIAERALKHVDKIPNFSGIFPNMG; this comes from the exons ATGATGTCTGGAAGCTGGGACGGAAATAATGACCCTGGTAGCCAGTCGGATGATAGCTTACTTTTCGAGAGGTTGCACATTGAGCCTATTTATGATGCTTTTGTATGTCCTTTGACGAAGCAAGTTATGCGTGATCCTGTTACTTTAGAAAACGGACAGACTTTTGAGCGTGAAGCAATCGAAAAATGGTTCAAGGAATGCAGGGAGAGTGGACGGAAACTGGTTTGCCCTTTGACTCTTCGAGAATTAAAAAGTGCAGAATTGAATCCTAGTTTGGCTTTGCGGAACACCATTGAAGAGTGGACTGCGAGGAATGAAGCTGCACAGCTGGATATGGCTCGTCGTTCATTGAATACAGGGGGTCCAGAAAAGGAAGCCCTTATGGCCTTGAGGTATGTCCAGCACATCTGTCGAAGAAGTCGGTCGAATAAACATATCGTCCGCAGTGCAGGGCTTATACCAATGATTGTTGATATGCTGAAGAGTAGTAGCCGTAAAGTTCGTTGTAGAGCTCTTGAAACACTTAGAATCGTGGTCGAGGGAGATGACGAGAATAAG GAACTGCTGGCTGAAGGGGACACTGTACGCACGGTGGTAAAGTTCCTTTCTCACGAGCTTTCTAAAGAAAGAGAGGAGGCTGTCTCCCTGCTCTATGAACTTTCAACCTCTGAAACCCTTTGTGAGAAGATTGGTTCAGTCAATGGATCTATTCTTATATTAGTTGGAATGACAAGCAGCAAATCAGAAGACGTTTCCACTGTCGAGAAGGCTGATAAAACATTGGAGAATCTGGAAAAATATGAGAATAATGTGCGGCAGATGGCTGAAAATGGTAGATTGCAGCCTCTTCTGACCCATCTTCTTGAAG GTCCACCAGAAACCAAACTGTCCATGGCTGGAATCCTTGGTGAGCTGGTTTTGGATAATGATGTTAAAGTCTTTGTTGCTAGAACTGTGGGCTCATCTCTGATTGATATCATGAAAAGTGGCAATATGCAGTCAAGAGAAGCTGCACTGAAGGCGCTAAATCAGATATCATCATGTGAGCCAAGCGCAAAGGTTTTGATAGAAGCTGGAATACTATCCCCTCTTGTCAACGACCTCTTTGCAGTGGGCCCTCATCTGCTTCCCACGCGACTCAAAGAGGTCTCTGCTACAATTCTTGCCAGTGTTGTGAATTCAGGAGAAGACTTTGACATGATTCCACTTGGACCCGATGACCAAACTCTGGTCTCAGAGGATATAGTTCATAAGCTACTCCATCTTATTAGCAACACTGGTCCAGCAATTGAGTGCAAACTTCTCCAAGTTCTTGTTGGACTTGCTAGTTCTCCAACTACAGTGCTGAGTCTTGTTTCTGCTATCAAAAGCTCTGGTGCCACTATCAGTTTAGTTCAGTTCATCGAGGCACCACAGAAAGATCTCCGTTTAGCTTCTATAAAACTTCTTCAGAATTTGTCTCCACACATGGGCCCTGAATTAGCCGATGCGCTTCGGGGATCTGTAGGACAGCTTAGTAGTCTAGTTAAAGTCATATCAGAGAATATCGGAATCACTGAAGAGCAAGCAGCTGCTGTTGGCCTCTTAGCTGATCTACCCGAGAGAGATTTAGGCCTCACGAGACAGCTACTGGATGAAGGTGCCTTTCTAATGGCTATATCAAAGGTGATTGCCATCCGGCAGGGAGAAATCAGAGGCACGCGGTTCGTGACACCATTTCTCGAAGGGCTTATGAAGATTGTTGCTAGGGTTACATATGTCTTGGCTGATGAGCCTGATGCCGTCGCACTTTGCCGCGATCAAAATCTTGCGGCGCTCTTCATAGAACTGCTTCAAACCAATGGACTTGATACTGTGCAGATGGTTTCTGCTATAGCTTTGGAGAATTTATCGCTGGAATCAAAGAATTTAACCAAATTGCCCGAGATGCCAGAACCAGCTTTTTGTGCTTCATTCTTTTCATGTTTCAGTAAACCACCAGTCATTACCGGATTATGCAGGATCCACCGTGGGAAGTGTTCGTTAAAAGAAACGTTTTGTCTTTACGAAGGACAGGCCGTCCTTAAGTTAGTAGCTCTGCTGGACCACACAAATGTGAACGTGGTTGAGGCAGCACTTGCAGCCTTATGTACTGTAATAGATGATGGAGTTGATATTGAGCAAGGTGTACTGGTTTTGTGTGAAGCAGAGGGAGTGAAGCCTATACTCGATGTGTTGCTGGAGAAACGAACAGACAATTTGAGGAGGAGGGCAGTTTGGGCAGTGGAGAGACTGTTGCGAACAGACGATATAGTCTATGAAGTTTCTGGAGATCAAAATCTGAGTACTGCACTTGTGGACGCTTTCCAACACGGCGATTATCGAACTAGGCAGATTGCTGAGCGCGCCCTCAAGCATGTTGATAAGATACCTAACTTCTCAGGAATCTTTCCAAACATGGGATGA